Part of the Acidobacteriota bacterium genome is shown below.
GCCGTCGACCGGGAGGCGCGCCGCGGGGGTCGGTCTGCTACGATGTTTTTCATGCAGGTTGGACGCTCTCCGGTTGCCCACGCTGATCCCGACATCTCCGGGGGCACGCCTGTCTTCGTCGGGACCCGCGTGCCCGTAACGACGCTGTTCGACTACCTCGAGGGCGGAGAGACGCTCGAACGGTTCCTTGATCAGTTTCCCTCCGTTTCGCGCGACCAGGCGCTTGCGGCGCTGGACGTCGCCCGACGCTCCGTCCTGGACAGTGCACGTTCTGCTTGACGAGAACCTTCCCCGGGACCTCGTCGCTGAACTGGCGGGGCATCATGTCACCACGGTGCAAGCCGTCGGCTGGTCCGGCACCGGCAATGGAGAGTTGCTTCGACGAGCCAGTGGTCGCTTCGATGTCCTGATGACCATGGGTCGGGGTCTGCCGGAGCAACGGAGCCGGCAATCGATGCGCATCAGCGTCTTGGTCGTCCGAGGCCCGTCAAACCGTATGGTGCATCTGAAGCCGCTCGTGAGCGACATCCTTTAGCCCGGTTGGGCGCTGGCGACCGCCAGCACGGAAGCGGCGATGCCGTTCTCGACCTGCTCGATGTCCTTGTCGAACAGAGCTCGTCCGCCGCGTTCCGCATGCGGGACGACTTCGTCACACCGGTCTCGACTACGTGAGTTGGCTCTCGCACCACTGGCCGAACGCCGCACTCGTGTCCATCAGCGCATAGCAGACTGCCGATAGCGGGAACTTCTGCGACCCAGGCGCCGGCGAGTTGCTCGTCGACCGCGCGTTCGTCGTTCGGCGGGGACGGCTCCGCCTTCAGGGTTGCTCCACGGTGAGGCGGCACAGCAGCGTATTGTGCGTCTCGAGGTCGGCAGTCCAGATCAACCGTGCCCCGTCCCGCCAGTCAATCGCATCGTAGCCGCCCCGCGGTCTGACGGCGGCTTCGCTGTGCTCCACCGCGGACGGCCATTCCGCATCGTCGAATCCGCGCAGGCGCCAGCCGTCCGGCTCCGCTGACGCCGCGAACCGGCAGGGGCCGACGCCGGGCACCGGTTCGGCCTCGTCTTCGCAAGCGCGGTCGAGCGGCGCGTCGTGGATCACCACGCAGCGCCAAGCGGCATTCGTGATTGCGATCGTCTCGCCCGTGGCGGCATCCGTGAACTGCGCGATGAGTCCGCCGTCGCCCATCTGCTGGTTGGGTCGGCCGATGTACTCCAGACCCGTATCGTCCTGCTTGAAGTCCCTGGCGACGAAATTCAACTGCAGGGGGTAGTCGGCGTTGAAGACGAACGCCTCGGCATTGAACGACCGTTCGGTCGTGATCGGCGTCGAGTCCTCGATGATCAGGCGATCGCCCAGGTAGAAGGCGAACCAGTTGTCGGCCCAGACCTCGCCCTTGATCGACAGGGCACCCGGGGTATCGACGACGATGACGTCGGGCGCTGCCTGCTCGCGCCCGCCGCAACCGGCCAGCCAGGCGGCCAGGATCACGAACATCCAGGTTCTTTGCATGACGGATCAGATCGTACACCTGGTCCCTTGAACGGTCGTGAGCAACCCGGTGGGTTATCGCAGACGCTCGAACTCCGCCGGGGTGAGTCCGAGCTGTCGGACTATCTTGAAGAAGAGAGGCGGGCCGATCTCTCGGCCAGCGTGTAGCGGGATCGTGACGGCTCGACCGTCGGCATGAATCCAACGCTCGTGGCTTCCGGTCTGGCGGCTTCTGACGAACCCCAACCTTGTGGCGACCCGGCGAAAATCCCGGGCCGTGGCACTAGGCATGCACGATCTGGGTCGTATCGGTCGGAAGTGCCTGACCCCGTTCCGCGTGTTCCTCTGCGATCAGCCGAAACACGCGCCCCAGTTCTTCCAGCGCCGCCTCGCGGGTATCCATCAACGCATAGCAACCGCCGATAGCCGGCACCTCGGCGACCCAGGTACCGTCGAGCTGGCGGTACACGACGACCTTGTAGTTGGCGAGGGTCATACCGGAAGTATACCGCTGGACGAGGCCGTTGGCGGGGTCGGGAGATGTCGTCCCCCCGAGCCCCGTATCGGCACGGCGCACCGGGTCAGATCTCCACCACCATCCCGTCGTAGGCGCACTCCTCGGGGACGTCGTCGACACGGGCGAGCATCTCCGGGCTCATGTGGGTCAGGACGATGCGCCTGGCGTCGAAGTCCGCCTTGTGGGCGAGCAGCTCGGGGTAGTTGAGGTGCCAGGGCACGGGCTTGTCGTGGAAGTAGCACTCCGCCACGAGCAGGTCGGCTCCCTTGGCGGCCAGCGCCATCTCTTCGCCGAACTCCCCGTCCCCGGTGTAGCAGATCACCTTGCCGGCGATCTCGGCGCGCAGGGCGGTGGGGTTGGTCTGCCAGGTGTGCTTCACCGGACGGGCGGTCACGAGGATGTCGTCGACCGGGGTCGGCACGCCGTGCTCCAGCTCTATCCAGTTGAGCTCGAACTTCGGCTTCATCACGTGCATGCCGGGGAACAGCGCCTCGGCGATCATGAACATGCGGTGGCGCAGGTCCCGCGGGCCGGCGACGGTAAGGGGTCGCCGGCGTCTTGCGCCCAGCATGGCGTCCATCAACAGGAACGGCACGCCGGCGCAATGGTCGCCGTGGAGGTGGGTCAGGAGGATCGTGTCGATGGAGTTCGGATCGATGTCCTGCTGCCGCAGGGCGACCAGCGATGACGCGCCGAAATCCATCGTGAAGCGTGTCCCGCCCGCATCGATCAGGATGCAGGTCTGGAAGCGCCCGCCGCTGCCGAAGGAATCGCCGGAGCCGATGAATCGAGCTGTCGCGGTCACGTGGTCCCTCCGCGGGCTGGATAATACCCTGGTACACTCGCGACTCGGTCCGAGGAAAGGGCCCAAGAAGAGGAAGTCATGCGCAGACCGCACCGTGGATTCGTCGTCGCACTCGTGGCCGGCATCGTCGCTCTGACGGGCAGCCTGCACGGGCAGGAAGCGCAGGAGCAGGGAAGCGGCTACCCGGCCGCGGACTGGCCCTACGCCGGCGGGGACTGGACCGGCTCGCGCCACTCGACGCTGACCGACATCTCGACGGAGACCATCGACCGGCTGGGCGGGGCCTGGATGGCGCGGCTCCCCGGGGGCGTGTCGTCGCGGGCGACGCCGGTGGTCGACGACGGCGTCCTGTACCTGTCGGGCGGGGCCAACGTGTTCGCCATCGACGGCCGGACGGGCGAGACGGTGTGGCGCTGGCAGCCGGGGAGCTCGGCCGCCGAGGCGCAGCGGGTGCCGTCGTGGCAGGGAGTCGGCCTGGGTGACGGGCTCGTCTTCGTGCCGCTGCGAAGCGCGGAGGTGGCGGCGCTGCGGCAGGACACCGGCGAGCTGGTCTGGGTGGAGACGGTCGGCAGCGAGCCGCCGCAGGCGGGCGAATCGGTCACCACGGCCCCCATGCACGCACGGGGCAGGGTGTTCATCGGCATCGCGAACGGCGACAGCGGCGGGCAGGGGCGCGTCATCGCCCTCGACGCGGCGACCGGCGAGCGGCTGTGGACGTTCCACGTCGTGCCGCGGCCCGGCGAGTTCGGCCACGAGACCTGGCCCCAGGACAGTGAAGTGTGGCGGCTCGGCGGGGGCGGCGTCTGGCTGGTGGGCGCGGTCGATCCCGACCTGGGGATGGTCTACTTCGTCACCGGCAACCCGGTCCCGATGTACGGCGGCGAGATCCGCGGCGGCGACAACCTGTTCACCGCCGCGGTGCTCGCCCTCGACATGGAGACCGGCGAGCGGCGCTGGCACTACCAGGTGGTCCGGCACGACATCTGGGACGCCGACATCGCCACGCCGCTGCTGCTCTACGAGACCGAGATGGACGGCCGCACCCGCAAGGCGCTGGCCGCGATGCGGGCCGACGGCCACCTGTTCCAGTTCGACCGCGAGACGGGCGAGCCGATCGTGCCCATCGAGGAGCGGGAGGTGCCGCAGGACGAGTACCTGCTGACCGCACCGACCCAGCCCTTCCCGGCGGCCGAGAGTATCCTGCCCGACTGCTCCTTCTGGCGCGACCGGGTGCCGCCGCCGTTCGAGTTGAGTTGCAGCTTCTACACGCCGCCGTCGCTGGAGCGGCAGGACATCGTGGCGCTGGGCGCCCCGATTCCGATGGTGCGGGTGACGCCGATGTCGTTCAGCCCGCAGACCGGCTACATCTACGCGCAGGGGCGGGCGCACGTCGGCCGCGCGTTCCGCTTCGACGATCCGTGGATCTCGGACAACCGTGGCAGCGGCTACCTGCGGCTGACGCTGCCCGAGTCGGCCGGCGTCCTGGCCGCCGTCGACGGGCGGACCGGCGAGGTGGTCTGGAAGAACGAGTTCCGCGGCGCGCGGCTCGCCACCAGCGGCCCGCTGACGACCGCGGGCGGACTGATGTTCTGGGGCGCGGCCGACGGGCAGCTCGAAGCCTACGACGCCGGCGCCGGCGAGCGGCTGTGGGCGTTCCAGGCGGGCCCGCCCGGCGTGCGGCAGCGGCCCGGACCGGCGGTCTCGTATGCGGTCGACGGCGAGCAGTTCGTCGCCATCGCGGTCGGCGGCGAGCTGTGGGCGTTCGCCCTCGACGGCGACGTGCCGGCGCGTCCGACGGCCGAGGAGCCGCTCGACGATCTGGTCCGCTGGATCGGCCCGCCGCCGCGCGCGACCGACGTCATCGAGACCGCGACGCTGGTCGAGAATCCCATCGCGTGGTCGGTGGGCGGGCGTCGCAACGCGATCAACGAGCACGCATTCAACCCGGTGCGGGCCCGCGTCACCGTCGGGACGCGGGTGCGGTTCGTCAACAACGGCGAGATGCCGCACACCATCGCGGCGCGCGACGGAAGCTGGACGACCGGCACGCTGCAACCCGCGATGTCGGGCTACGTCACCTTCGACGAGCCGGGCACGTTCCTGTACCACGCCACGGAGCACCCGTGGGCAATCGGGGAGATCACTGTCGAGGAGCCGTAGGGACCGAACCGTGACCAACGCGAAGGGGAATGAGATGAGTCGATACGCGTTCACCCTGCTGCTCGTCGTGGCCCTGTGCGCGCCGGCCGCCGCCCAGGATCGCTGGCCCCAGTTCCGGGGCCCGGGCGCCCGCGGCGTTTCCGAGGCCGCCGGACTGCCGACAAGTTGGAGCACCACCGAGAACGTCGCCTGGGTCGCCGACCTGCCGGGCCTCGGCTGGAGCTCGCCGGTGGTCTGGGACGACACGGTCTACGTCACGACCGTCGTCAGCACGGCGCCGGTCGAAGAACCGCTGGGCGGCCTCTATCGCGGGCGCGAGACGTGGGCCCCCTCGATGGCGGAACACCGCTGGATCGTCTACGCGCTCGACGTCGGCACCGGGGCCGTGCGGTGGGAGCGCGAGGTGCATCGCGGTGCGCCGGCCGGGGGCTACCACATGAAGAACACCCTGGCGACCGAGACGCCGGTCACCGACGGCGACGCGCTGTTCGTCTACTTCGGCAACCTCGGCGTCTTCTCCCTCGACACGGCGGACGGCGGGTTGCGCTGGTCGCGCGACGTCGAGCCCGCGGCCACCCGGTTGGGGTGGGGCACCGCCGCGTCGCCGGTGCTGCACGACGGCCGCCTCTATATCCAGAACGACAACGACGATCAGTCGTACCTGCTCGCGCTGAGCGCGGAGACCGGCAACGAGGTCTGGCGCATCCCGCGGGACGAGGGTACCAACTGGTCGACCCCCTTCGTCTGGGAGAACGCGCGGCGGACCGAGATCGTCACCACCGGCACCGACCGCGTGCGCTCCTACGACCTCGACGGCGACCTGCTGTGGGAGCTCACCGGCATGTCGTCCATCACCGTTCCCACGCCGTTCGCCGAGTTCGGCCTGCTCTATCTCGGCTCGGGGTATCTCGGCGACCAGCAGCGCCCGGTCTACGCCATCCGCCCCGGCGCCAGCGGCGACATCTCGCTCCGCGGCTCGGAGACGGCCAACGAGTTCATCGCGTGGTCGCAGCCGCAGGCCGCACCCTACAACCCGTCGCAGATTCTCTACGGCGACGTGCTGTACACGCTGCTCGACCGGGGGTTCTTCACCGCCCACGACGCGCGCACCGGCGAGGAGGTCTACTCCCGGCAGCGGGTCACGGTCGGGGCCGCGTTCACCGCCTCGCCCTGGGCCTACGGCGACAGGATCTTCGCGCTGAGCGAGGACGGCGACGCCTACGTGATCCGCGCCGGCCGGACATTCGAGGTCCTCGGCCGCAATCCGCTCGGCGAGTTCACGATGGCCACGCCGGCCATCGCCCAGGGCAGCCTGTTCATCCGGACGCGGTCGAAGCTCTACCGGATTGCCGAGGCCGCGGCTCCCTGACCACGCCGGTAGCGGCTAGCCGGCATCCTCGGATGGCCCGACGGTGCATTCCCGTTCGAGGATGCTTGGAATGATGGACGGGTTCAACACCATCGCCGACCTGATCGGAAACCTCGCGGCCGTCGTCGCGGCCGTGGGCGTGCTGTTCGTCAACGCGAAGCTCGACAGGCTGATCGGTCGCGTCGACACGCTGGAAACGACGGTCACGACGCACGTGAGCAGTCCCGGGCTCCATCGCTAGCGCCCCGAACGTCTGCATCGTCACCGTCGAGGAGCCGGATAGACGGGCCTGCTCACGGCAGCGTATAGGTCGCTGGAGGGAACCGTTCTGGCGCGCGATGCGCGGTTGCTACAATCGCCGCGTGTTGCGTCCGAGGAGCCGAGCTGCCCTGACGTGCCGGCTGCTGCTGGCTTTGCTGCTGTTGCCCGCCGCCGCGGAAGCGCAGGAGGCGGACTGGCGCACCTACCTGGGAGACCCCGGCCGCCGGCACTACTCGCCGCTCGACGAGATCACGCGTGACAACGTGCACCGGCTGCAGCCGGCGTGGCGCTACGACTCGGGCGCACTGCGCGACGGCGTTTCCCGCATGTACACGAGCCCGCTCATCGTGGACGGCGTCCTCTACGGTCTGTCGCCCCGGCTCGTGGCGTTCGCCCTGGACGCGGCGACCGGGGAAGAGCTGTGGCGCTACGACGCCGACCTGGGGCAGACCGATCAGCGGGGCCTCATGTGGTGGGAGTCGGGCGCCGACAGGCGACTGCTGTATACGGCCGGACGCCACCTGATAGCGCTCGATCCCGCCAACGGCAACCCCGTCGAGACGTTCGGCGACAACGGCGCGCTCGATCTGCTGCCGGACGGTCTGTCCGGGCCATTCAGCGTTACCGTCCCCGGCATCGTCTTCAGGGAGCTGATCATCCTCGGCTTCACCACGAGCGAGGATCGGAACGCGCTGCCAGGCTCGATTTCCGCCTACCGCGCTCGCGACGGTGCACTCGTGTGGCGTTTCCACAGCATTCCGCGCCCGAACGATGTGGCGGCCAACACGTGGGCCGAAGGCGCCCTGGCGAGCGCCGGGGGCGCCAACACCTGGACCGGCATGGCGCTGGACGTCGATCGGGAGCTGCTGTTCGCACCGACCGGGTCCGCGACGCCCGATTTCGACGGCCGCACCCGACAGGGGAGCAATCTCTACGCCAACACGCTCCTGGCGCTCGACGTCCGCACCGGCATCCTGCGGTGGCACTACCAGGTGGTGCGGCACGACCTGTGGGATCGCGATCTCCCCGCGCCGCCGACGCTGGTGCAACTGCGGCGCGACGGCGCCTCGATCGACGCCGTCGCGATGCCGACGAAGTCCGGGCAGCTCTTCGTCTTCGACCGGGACACCGGCGACCCGCTCGTCGAGGTCACCGAGGCGGAGGCGGCGCAGAGCCGGATTCTGGGGGAGGGCGTGGCGCCCGTCCAACCGCAATCGGCAGTCGCCTTCACGCGGCAGCAGTTCGAGCTGACCACCCGCAGCCCGGAGGCACGCGAGTTCGTTGGCGCGATCGTCTCCCGCCTCGACCAGCGTCCCCTTGCGCCCCCCAGCATCGAGGGAAGCCTGATCTACCCGTTCTATGCCGGTGGCGCGAACTGGGGCGGCGCCGCGTTCGATCCGTCGACGCAGCGGCTGATCATCAACGCGCAGGAGATCGGCGGCATAGCGCAGATCGCGCGCGCTGATGAAGCGGAGGCCGACTACGCGCTGGTTGACCGCAACGGGATTCGCGATCAGGACGGTCTGCCCGGCAACACGCCACCCTGGGGCACCCTGACCTCCATCGATCTGGCGACCGGACGATTCGACTGGCAGGTGCCGTTGGGCGACTATCCGTCGCTGGCGGGCGCGGGCTACGGCGCCGAGAACTACGGCGGCCCGATCGTCACCGCGGGCGGTCTGATCTTCATCGCCGCGACCCCGGATGCGAAGCTGCGCGCCTTCGACACCCGAGACGGCTCGCTGCTCTGGCAGGGCGACCTGCCGGCCGGCGGATTCTCGACGCCCGCGGTCTACCGCGCCGGCGGGCGGCAATTCGTCGTCATTGCCGCGGGCGGCGGCCGGATGGGTCCGCCGTCGAGCGCCGAGTACGTGGCCTTCGCGCTTCCGGTGCGTGCGTTCGCGTCCCCGCCCCGGCCGTGGCCGCTGCTGCCAAGGTAACCCGCGCCATGAACGGCACGCGAGCGATGGCGCAGCGATCCGGGAACGCGATGCCACGGAATACCGTGGGCCTCACGGCAGCGTGTAGGTCAGCAGCGTCGTGCCCGCCGCCACGGCGACGTACTGCTTGCCGTCCTTCCCCAGGTAGGTGATGGGGTTGGCGCCGCTGATCAACTGCTCGGTCTCGACGCTCCACAGCTCGCGCCCGGTCTTCGTCTCGTAAGCGCGGAACCGCCGGTCGCTGGCGCCGCCGATGAAGAGCACGCCGCTCGCGGTGGAGGTCGGCCCGCCCTTCTGCGAGTTGGGGGCGCCGGTCAGCAGGCCGGGGGGCGCGCCCTCGACCGTGCCGAACGGGATCATCCAGGCGATCTCGCCGCTGTTGACGTCTACGGCCACCAGCCTCGACCAGGGCGGCTGCCAGCAGGGCCAGCCGTTGACGGACGGCCGGGTGACGACGTGCCAGTAGATCCGGCGCGACTCGGGCGGACCCACGTAGCCGCGGCGGTCGGGATCGTCCTCCACCTTGACGAGCTGGCTGATGTGGCCGGTGTCCGCGTAGTTGATGATGTAGTAGCCGAGGCTCGGGTCGAAGGTCCCGCCGGTGAACTCGGTCCCGCCGCCGGTCGACGGGAACACCAGCGCGCCCTCCGCCGACGGCGGCGTGTAGGGGCCGCGGTTGCGCCCGCCGTCGTACTGCATCAACAGCCCGCGGCACGCGGCGGTGTGCTCGGGCGTCACCGTCGCTATCTCGTCCATCGTGAAGTCGATGCGTCCGAAGGGCGGCGGCTTCACCGGGAAAGGCTGCGTCGGCGCGTAGTACTCCCCGGGCATGTTCCCGGCGGGCACCGGGCGCTCCTCTATCTCGTAGATGGGCTCGCCGGTGACCCGGTTGAAGATGAACAGCACGGGATACTTGGTGACGACGCCGACGGCCGGGATGGTCTCGCCGTCCCGCTGGACGTCGAACAGGATGGGCGGCGCCGGCATGTCCAGGTCCCACAGGTCGTGGTGGACGGCCTGGAAGTGCCACAGCCGCTCTCCCGTCAGGGCGTCGACGGCGACGATCGAGTCCGAAAAGAGATTGTCCCCGGGCCGGTCCATGCCGTAGAAATCGTTGTGGGCGGACCCCAGCGGCATGTACAGAATGCCGCGCTCCTCGTCGATGGTGAAGAACGACCAGGTGTTGGCGCCGCTGACGTTGCGCCACGAATCGTCGTGCCAGGTGTCGTTGCCGAACTCGCCGGGATGGGGCACGGTGTGGAACGTCCAGACGAGCTCGCCCGTCCGCAGATCCCACGCGCGGGTGTCGCCCGCCGGCCCCTTCGACCCGGTCTCGTCGGCGTTGTGGACGCCGGTGAACACGAGGTGCTTCCAGATGGCCACGCCGGACGAGATCCCGTAGTGCATGTTCGGGAAGCCGTTCATCACGTCCTCGGTCTTCAGATCGACGAAGCCGTCGCTGCCGAACCGCGGGTTGGGGATGCCGGTGGCCGCGTTCAGCGAGATCAGCTCGCCCTCCTCGGTGCCGAACACGATCTGCGGGGGCGTTCGGTCGTCGCCCTCCCACCAGGCCAGGCCTCGCATGGAGCCGCCCGTCCAGTGCAACTGGTGCTCGGGCGAGTTCCAGTCGCCGGGCGCCGTGTACTCCCAGAGCTCCTCACCGGTCTCCGGCTCCAGCGCCACCACGCGGTAGTAGGGGAACGACAGGTACAGGACGCCGTCGACCAGGAGCGGGGTCGACTGGCTAGGCCGTGACGGCACGCCTACCTTCGTCATCTCGTAGCGCCAGGCCGGCACCAGGGTCGAGACGTTGTCCACCGTGATCTGCGTCAGCGGCGAGTGGCGCTGGTTGCCGGCGTCGCGTCCCCAGTGCCGCCAATCGTCCTGCGCGTGCAGCGGCGGCACGGAGAGGAACGTCGCCGCCAGCAGTACAAGGGACACCATCGGAAACCGCGGCCAATGCCGGGTCGCTCGGAGAACGGACGTCAGCAAGCTCGTAGCCATGGTTCGAATGCCTCCTGCGAGAGCGACCTCGCCGGCCCGTGGCGCGACGAGGTGGTGCAGTCGTGACGGATGCTCAATCTACGCGGTCTCCGGTCGCAACTCAAGCCGACGCGAGGCGAATCGCGACCGTTCAGGGAAGCTGTGGCTCATTTCGCCAGCAGCTCGGCCAGCAGCCGGTTGCGCTCGACGCTCGCCCGATAGTGCGCCACTACCTCGGGGCGCACTATCGGGCGCGCCCTGGTCTCGATGTAGCCGGTCATGGCGTCTTCCAGCACGGACTGGAAGTGACGTCCATCGCTGCGGGCGATCTCGCGCATCGCCGCCAACAGCTCAGGCGTGGCCTGACTGGAGAACTTCTCTCGCGCCGCCATGGTGAGTCCCCTTGTTTCGGACGCCTCCCCGTGTGCTGCCCGGTCACATGATCGCAACGACAGGCTCCTCACGCCTCAACGACCGTCACTTCCAGTCGTCGATCAACAGCCTGAAGCGCCTGCTGAAGTCTGTCCATTCGGGAGGCGTGGTGAACATCGAGGACACGGTCAACCTGTGGCATGTGCCAACCAAGCCGCCGCCCAAGTTCGGCCTTGGTGATTCTCTTCTCTCTCATTGCGTTGTACAGCTCAATCTTTGGCACGGCCAATACCGGAACACCGACCATTACCTTTCCCTTCGAAGGCTGTGGCAACCGTTGCCGGTCTTTCATGTATGCATCGATCACGGTCAGAAGGGCGTCAGACGCCCGCGTCAGAGCTTCCTTCCGCGTTTCCCCAAAAGTATGCGCCTCCGGGAAATCTGGAAAATCCACGAGCACACTTGCACCCTCCGTCGTCAACTTCACCGGATACTGCAACATTCGCCTACGTCTCCGTCTTCATCCGCGCAAACAGATGTTGGCAACACATCTGTTGCGATGTCAACATAAATGATGCATTTCCTCGATCTGCACGCGGTGATCGAGCGGTACGGTGGCCGGATCAATGCACCGAGACGCCTTGCCCGACGGTCCGTCGTCGTTCGGCACGAGAAGGAACCAGCCACCCTCGATGCTTTTCCGTGACATCGTGCGTGCCATAAACTCGAAACAGGTGCCGCGACGACCAGATCGTCGCCTGGGATGCCGGAGGTCGGGATGAGCGTGCTGATCAAGAACGGCCGCGTCGTGACGGCGATCGACGACTACCGCGCCGACGTCTTCGTCGACGGCGAGACCGTGGCTCTGATCGGGAGTGGTCTCGAGCGCGGTCTCGAAGTCGCGGCTGACCGCGTCATCGACGCGACGGGTAGGCTCGTGCTGCCCGGCGGGGTCGACCCCCACACGCACATGGAGATGCCGTTCGGGGGTACGCAGTCGTCCGACACCTTCGAGACCGGCACCCGCGCGGCGGCGTTCGGGGGCACCACGACCATCGTCGACTTCGCGATCCAGACCCGCGGCACATCGACCATCGAAGGCCTCGACACGTGGCACGCCAAGGCGGAGGGCGACGCCGCCATCGACTACGCGTTCCACATGATCGTGACCGACCTGCCCGACGCGCGGGTGCCCGAGCTGCGCCGCCTGGCCGACGAAGGGGTCACCAGCTACAAGCTGTTCATGGCCTATCCCGGCGTCCTGCTGTCCGACGACGCCACCATCTTCCGCGCCATGCGCAAGGCGGGGGAGGACGGGACGCTGGTCTGCATGCACGCCGAGAACGGCGTCGTCATCGACGAGCTGGTCAAGCTGGCGCTGGCCGCGGGCCATATCGAACCGAAGTACCACGCGCTGACCCGGCCCACCCGGCTGGAGGCGGAGGGCGCGCACCGCGCGCTGGCCATCGCCGAGGTCGCCCGCGCGCCGGTCTACATCGTGCACCTGAGTTGCCACGACGCGCTCACGGAGCTGCGGCGGGCGCAGGAGCGCGGGGTGATGGCCCACGCCGAGACCTGTCCGCAGTACCTGCTGCTGGATATCGGCGCCTACGACGCGCCGGACTTCGAGGGCGCGAAGCACGTCATGACGCCGCCGCTGCGCGAGAAGTGGAACCAGGAGGAGTTGTGGCGGGGCCTGCGCAGCAAGGCCCTCGACGTGATCTCCACCGACCACTGTCCCTTCTGCATGCGCGAGCAGAAGGAGCTGGGGCGCGGCGACTTCAGCCGCATTCCCAACGGCGCGCCCGGCGTCGAGA
Proteins encoded:
- a CDS encoding DUF433 domain-containing protein, producing the protein MQVGRSPVAHADPDISGGTPVFVGTRVPVTTLFDYLEGGETLERFLDQFPSVSRDQALAALDVARRSVLDSARSA
- a CDS encoding addiction module toxin, HicA family, producing MPSATARDFRRVATRLGFVRSRQTGSHERWIHADGRAVTIPLHAGREIGPPLFFKIVRQLGLTPAEFERLR
- a CDS encoding type II toxin-antitoxin system HicB family antitoxin, producing MTLANYKVVVYRQLDGTWVAEVPAIGGCYALMDTREAALEELGRVFRLIAEEHAERGQALPTDTTQIVHA
- a CDS encoding MBL fold metallo-hydrolase produces the protein MTATARFIGSGDSFGSGGRFQTCILIDAGGTRFTMDFGASSLVALRQQDIDPNSIDTILLTHLHGDHCAGVPFLLMDAMLGARRRRPLTVAGPRDLRHRMFMIAEALFPGMHVMKPKFELNWIELEHGVPTPVDDILVTARPVKHTWQTNPTALRAEIAGKVICYTGDGEFGEEMALAAKGADLLVAECYFHDKPVPWHLNYPELLAHKADFDARRIVLTHMSPEMLARVDDVPEECAYDGMVVEI
- a CDS encoding PQQ-binding-like beta-propeller repeat protein, with product MRRPHRGFVVALVAGIVALTGSLHGQEAQEQGSGYPAADWPYAGGDWTGSRHSTLTDISTETIDRLGGAWMARLPGGVSSRATPVVDDGVLYLSGGANVFAIDGRTGETVWRWQPGSSAAEAQRVPSWQGVGLGDGLVFVPLRSAEVAALRQDTGELVWVETVGSEPPQAGESVTTAPMHARGRVFIGIANGDSGGQGRVIALDAATGERLWTFHVVPRPGEFGHETWPQDSEVWRLGGGGVWLVGAVDPDLGMVYFVTGNPVPMYGGEIRGGDNLFTAAVLALDMETGERRWHYQVVRHDIWDADIATPLLLYETEMDGRTRKALAAMRADGHLFQFDRETGEPIVPIEEREVPQDEYLLTAPTQPFPAAESILPDCSFWRDRVPPPFELSCSFYTPPSLERQDIVALGAPIPMVRVTPMSFSPQTGYIYAQGRAHVGRAFRFDDPWISDNRGSGYLRLTLPESAGVLAAVDGRTGEVVWKNEFRGARLATSGPLTTAGGLMFWGAADGQLEAYDAGAGERLWAFQAGPPGVRQRPGPAVSYAVDGEQFVAIAVGGELWAFALDGDVPARPTAEEPLDDLVRWIGPPPRATDVIETATLVENPIAWSVGGRRNAINEHAFNPVRARVTVGTRVRFVNNGEMPHTIAARDGSWTTGTLQPAMSGYVTFDEPGTFLYHATEHPWAIGEITVEEP
- a CDS encoding PQQ-binding-like beta-propeller repeat protein: MRSTASSSSPSRSAASCGRSPSTATCRRVRRPRSRSTIWSAGSARRRARPTSSRPRRWSRIPSRGRWAGVATRSTSTHSTRCGPASPSGRGCGSSTTARCRTPSRRATEAGRPARCNPRCRATSPSTSRARSCTTPRSTRGQSGRSLSRSRRDRTVTNAKGNEMSRYAFTLLLVVALCAPAAAQDRWPQFRGPGARGVSEAAGLPTSWSTTENVAWVADLPGLGWSSPVVWDDTVYVTTVVSTAPVEEPLGGLYRGRETWAPSMAEHRWIVYALDVGTGAVRWEREVHRGAPAGGYHMKNTLATETPVTDGDALFVYFGNLGVFSLDTADGGLRWSRDVEPAATRLGWGTAASPVLHDGRLYIQNDNDDQSYLLALSAETGNEVWRIPRDEGTNWSTPFVWENARRTEIVTTGTDRVRSYDLDGDLLWELTGMSSITVPTPFAEFGLLYLGSGYLGDQQRPVYAIRPGASGDISLRGSETANEFIAWSQPQAAPYNPSQILYGDVLYTLLDRGFFTAHDARTGEEVYSRQRVTVGAAFTASPWAYGDRIFALSEDGDAYVIRAGRTFEVLGRNPLGEFTMATPAIAQGSLFIRTRSKLYRIAEAAAP
- a CDS encoding PQQ-binding-like beta-propeller repeat protein, producing the protein MRGCYNRRVLRPRSRAALTCRLLLALLLLPAAAEAQEADWRTYLGDPGRRHYSPLDEITRDNVHRLQPAWRYDSGALRDGVSRMYTSPLIVDGVLYGLSPRLVAFALDAATGEELWRYDADLGQTDQRGLMWWESGADRRLLYTAGRHLIALDPANGNPVETFGDNGALDLLPDGLSGPFSVTVPGIVFRELIILGFTTSEDRNALPGSISAYRARDGALVWRFHSIPRPNDVAANTWAEGALASAGGANTWTGMALDVDRELLFAPTGSATPDFDGRTRQGSNLYANTLLALDVRTGILRWHYQVVRHDLWDRDLPAPPTLVQLRRDGASIDAVAMPTKSGQLFVFDRDTGDPLVEVTEAEAAQSRILGEGVAPVQPQSAVAFTRQQFELTTRSPEAREFVGAIVSRLDQRPLAPPSIEGSLIYPFYAGGANWGGAAFDPSTQRLIINAQEIGGIAQIARADEAEADYALVDRNGIRDQDGLPGNTPPWGTLTSIDLATGRFDWQVPLGDYPSLAGAGYGAENYGGPIVTAGGLIFIAATPDAKLRAFDTRDGSLLWQGDLPAGGFSTPAVYRAGGRQFVVIAAGGGRMGPPSSAEYVAFALPVRAFASPPRPWPLLPR